In one Natronosalvus amylolyticus genomic region, the following are encoded:
- a CDS encoding DUF7322 domain-containing protein: protein MDFEPSEHEPDEYDPEAEFRDPTSDSLTIPDVSENAGDTDPQLTTQFWVLVMVIKAALIALSLGTLFLIFQTNQRAGWLFLGGGLLLSIFALRRYRDVAATIEAASGEETTTTDETSGDA from the coding sequence GTGGACTTCGAGCCGAGCGAGCACGAACCGGACGAATACGACCCCGAAGCGGAGTTTCGGGACCCGACCAGCGACTCGCTCACGATTCCGGACGTTTCCGAAAACGCTGGAGATACCGATCCGCAGCTGACGACCCAGTTCTGGGTGCTCGTCATGGTCATCAAGGCGGCGCTCATAGCGCTCTCACTCGGCACCCTCTTTCTCATCTTTCAGACGAATCAACGGGCCGGCTGGCTCTTTCTGGGTGGTGGACTCTTACTCTCTATCTTTGCGCTCAGACGCTATCGTGACGTGGCCGCAACCATCGAGGCTGCGTCCGGAGAAGAAACGACGACCACAGACGAAACATCGGGGGATGCATGA
- a CDS encoding DUF7346 family protein: MNVVVDTDGTRYLLLKRSSDSSLVRDPETNVTKHVDNDRLEHLEGESPLETAARAIPDDIRTLILATPDERTLGLLVELADRGPLGVRELLETTDFCESDLHGRLTLLTAAGVLAKTQVGGERGYRTTESMRQTLETLRSLSLEE, encoded by the coding sequence ATGAACGTCGTCGTCGATACCGACGGTACTCGGTACCTCCTGCTCAAACGCTCGAGTGACTCGAGTCTCGTTCGCGATCCGGAAACGAACGTCACGAAACACGTCGACAACGACCGCCTCGAGCATCTCGAAGGCGAATCGCCGTTAGAAACTGCGGCACGGGCTATCCCGGACGATATTCGTACACTGATACTCGCGACACCCGACGAGCGAACGCTCGGGCTCCTCGTCGAACTCGCCGATAGAGGGCCGCTGGGCGTCCGAGAACTGCTCGAGACGACTGACTTCTGTGAAAGTGACTTGCACGGACGCCTCACCCTGTTGACGGCTGCCGGCGTGCTCGCTAAAACGCAAGTCGGTGGCGAACGCGGCTACCGGACCACCGAGTCGATGCGGCAAACGCTCGAGACGCTTCGATCGCTCTCACTCGAGGAATAG